One segment of Setaria viridis chromosome 4, Setaria_viridis_v4.0, whole genome shotgun sequence DNA contains the following:
- the LOC117853787 gene encoding probable polygalacturonase isoform X1 — protein MASPIMLSPFLHQLVLLLVAASGTVVAARHHHSSPAESRTGQSMYLAPSCRAHTASLADFGGVGDGTTSNTAAFRSAVDHLSQYSGEGGGGAMLYVPAGKWLTGPFNLTSHFTLFLHSDAVILGSQNISEWPVIAPLPSYGRGRDKIGGRYASLIGGSNLTDVVITGNNGTIDGQGAMWWSKFHQNKLKYTRGYLVELMWSDTIFISNVTLVNSPAWNIHPVYSSNIVVQGVTILAPTRSPNTDGINPDSCSHVRIEDCYVVSGDDCVAIKSGWDEYGIAYGMPSEHIVVRRLTCVSPTSAVIALGSEMSGGIRDVRAEDITAINSESGVRIKTAVGRGNYVRDVFVRGMKLDGMKYVFWMTGNYKSHPDDGFDPNAIPVVENISYQDVVATGVYKSAARLEGIDGAPFRGICLANVTAEFDKSRKYPWTCTDVEGVSSADVSPAPCEALQGKHDGACPFPTDTLPIDQVTVQQCAYDVPNPKGGN, from the exons CAGcttgtcctcctcctcgtcgccgcgtcGGGAACGGTGGTGGCCGCGCGCCACCACCACTCCTCCCCGGCGGAGTCGAGGACCGGGCAGAGCATGTACCTGGCGCCGAGCTGCCGTGCGCACACGGCGTCGCTGGCCGACTTCGGCGGCGTGGGCGACGGGACGACGTCGAACACGGCGGCGTTCCGGTCGGCGGTGGACCACCTGTCGCAGTACtctggcgagggcggcggcggcgcgatgctGTACGTTCCGGCGGGGAAGTGGCTGACGGGGCCCTTCAACCTGACGAGCCACTTCACGCTCTTCCTGCACAGCGACGCCGTCATCCTGGGATCCCAGAACATCAGCGAGTGGCCGGTGATTGCCCCCCTGCCTTCgtacgggagagggagggacaAGATTGGGGGGCGGTACGCGAGCCTCATCGGCGGATCCAACCTCACCGACGTCGTCATCACCG GGAACAACGGGACGATCGATGGGCAGGGCGCGATGTGGTGGTCCAAGTTCCACCAGAACAAGCTCAAGTACACCCGTGGTTACCTGGTGGAGCTGATGTGGTCCGACACCATCTTCATCTCGAACGTGACGCTGGTGAACTCGCCGGCGTGGAACATCCACCCGGTGTACAGCAGCAACATCGTGGTGCAGGGCGTGACGATCCTTGCCCCGACGCGTTCCCCCAACACGGACGGCATCAACCCGGACTCGTGCTCCCACGTCCGCATCGAGGACTGCTACGTCGTCTCCGGCGACGACTGCGTGGCCATCAAGAGCGGGTGGGACGAGTACGGCATCGCCTACGGCATGCCCAGCGAGCACATCGTGGTGCGCCGGCTCACCTGCGTGTCCCCGACGAGCGCCGTCATCGCGCTCGGCAGCGAGATGTCCGGGGGGATACGGGACGTGCGCGCCGAGGACATCACGGCGATCAACTCCGAGTCCGGCGTGCGCATCAAGACCGCCGTCGGCCGAGGGAACTACGTGAGGGACGTGTTCGTGCGGGGGATGAAGCTGGACGGCATGAAGTACGTGTTCTGGATGACGGGCAACTACAAGTCCCACCCGGACGACGGCTTCGACCCCAACGCGATCCCCGTGGTGGAGAACATCAGCTACCAGGACGTGGTGGCGACGGGGGTGTACAAGTCGGCGGCGAGGCTCGAGGGCATCGACGGCGCGCCGTTCCGGGGAATCTGCCTCGCCAACGTCACGGCGGAGTTCGACAAGTCGAGGAAGTATCCCTGGACGTGCACCGACGTGGAGGGCGTGTCGTCGGCGGACGTGAGCCCGGCGCCGTGCGAGGCGCTGCAGGGGAAGCACGACGGCGCCTGCCCGTTCCCGACGGACACGCTGCCCATCGACCAAGTCACCGTGCAGCAGTGCGCCTACGACGTCCCCAACCCCAAAGGGGGAAACTAA
- the LOC117853787 gene encoding probable polygalacturonase isoform X2: MASPIMLSPFLHLVLLLVAASGTVVAARHHHSSPAESRTGQSMYLAPSCRAHTASLADFGGVGDGTTSNTAAFRSAVDHLSQYSGEGGGGAMLYVPAGKWLTGPFNLTSHFTLFLHSDAVILGSQNISEWPVIAPLPSYGRGRDKIGGRYASLIGGSNLTDVVITGNNGTIDGQGAMWWSKFHQNKLKYTRGYLVELMWSDTIFISNVTLVNSPAWNIHPVYSSNIVVQGVTILAPTRSPNTDGINPDSCSHVRIEDCYVVSGDDCVAIKSGWDEYGIAYGMPSEHIVVRRLTCVSPTSAVIALGSEMSGGIRDVRAEDITAINSESGVRIKTAVGRGNYVRDVFVRGMKLDGMKYVFWMTGNYKSHPDDGFDPNAIPVVENISYQDVVATGVYKSAARLEGIDGAPFRGICLANVTAEFDKSRKYPWTCTDVEGVSSADVSPAPCEALQGKHDGACPFPTDTLPIDQVTVQQCAYDVPNPKGGN; encoded by the exons cttgtcctcctcctcgtcgccgcgtcGGGAACGGTGGTGGCCGCGCGCCACCACCACTCCTCCCCGGCGGAGTCGAGGACCGGGCAGAGCATGTACCTGGCGCCGAGCTGCCGTGCGCACACGGCGTCGCTGGCCGACTTCGGCGGCGTGGGCGACGGGACGACGTCGAACACGGCGGCGTTCCGGTCGGCGGTGGACCACCTGTCGCAGTACtctggcgagggcggcggcggcgcgatgctGTACGTTCCGGCGGGGAAGTGGCTGACGGGGCCCTTCAACCTGACGAGCCACTTCACGCTCTTCCTGCACAGCGACGCCGTCATCCTGGGATCCCAGAACATCAGCGAGTGGCCGGTGATTGCCCCCCTGCCTTCgtacgggagagggagggacaAGATTGGGGGGCGGTACGCGAGCCTCATCGGCGGATCCAACCTCACCGACGTCGTCATCACCG GGAACAACGGGACGATCGATGGGCAGGGCGCGATGTGGTGGTCCAAGTTCCACCAGAACAAGCTCAAGTACACCCGTGGTTACCTGGTGGAGCTGATGTGGTCCGACACCATCTTCATCTCGAACGTGACGCTGGTGAACTCGCCGGCGTGGAACATCCACCCGGTGTACAGCAGCAACATCGTGGTGCAGGGCGTGACGATCCTTGCCCCGACGCGTTCCCCCAACACGGACGGCATCAACCCGGACTCGTGCTCCCACGTCCGCATCGAGGACTGCTACGTCGTCTCCGGCGACGACTGCGTGGCCATCAAGAGCGGGTGGGACGAGTACGGCATCGCCTACGGCATGCCCAGCGAGCACATCGTGGTGCGCCGGCTCACCTGCGTGTCCCCGACGAGCGCCGTCATCGCGCTCGGCAGCGAGATGTCCGGGGGGATACGGGACGTGCGCGCCGAGGACATCACGGCGATCAACTCCGAGTCCGGCGTGCGCATCAAGACCGCCGTCGGCCGAGGGAACTACGTGAGGGACGTGTTCGTGCGGGGGATGAAGCTGGACGGCATGAAGTACGTGTTCTGGATGACGGGCAACTACAAGTCCCACCCGGACGACGGCTTCGACCCCAACGCGATCCCCGTGGTGGAGAACATCAGCTACCAGGACGTGGTGGCGACGGGGGTGTACAAGTCGGCGGCGAGGCTCGAGGGCATCGACGGCGCGCCGTTCCGGGGAATCTGCCTCGCCAACGTCACGGCGGAGTTCGACAAGTCGAGGAAGTATCCCTGGACGTGCACCGACGTGGAGGGCGTGTCGTCGGCGGACGTGAGCCCGGCGCCGTGCGAGGCGCTGCAGGGGAAGCACGACGGCGCCTGCCCGTTCCCGACGGACACGCTGCCCATCGACCAAGTCACCGTGCAGCAGTGCGCCTACGACGTCCCCAACCCCAAAGGGGGAAACTAA